The following proteins come from a genomic window of Meles meles chromosome 1, mMelMel3.1 paternal haplotype, whole genome shotgun sequence:
- the GPX7 gene encoding glutathione peroxidase 7 has translation MVAALVAAWLLLSAAACAQREQDFYDFKAVNIRGKLVSLEKYRGSVSLVVNVASECGFTDQHYRALQQLQRDLGPHHFNVLAFPCNQFGQQEPDSNKEIESFARRTYSVSFPMFSKVAVTGTGAHPAFKYLIQTSGKEPTWNFWKYLVAPDGKVVGAWDPTVSVEEIRPQITALVRKLILKKREDL, from the exons ATGGTGGCTGCACTGGTGGCGGCGTGGCTGCTCCTGTCGGCTGCGGCCTGCGCGCAGCGGGAGCAGGACTTCTACGACTTCAAGGCGGTCAACATCCGGGGCAAGCTTGTGTCGCTGGAGAAGTACCGCGGTTCG GTGTCCCTGGTGGTGAATGTGGCTAGCGAGTGCGGCTTCACCGACCAGCACTACCGAGCCTTGCAGCAGCTACAGCGGGACTTGGGGCCCCACCACTTCAATGTGCTTGCCTTCCCCTGCAACCAGTTCGGCCAGCAGGAGCCCGACAGCAACAAGGAGATCGAGAGCTTCGCCCGCCGCACCTACAGTGTTTCTTTCCCCATGTTTAGCAAGGTCGCAGTCACTGGCACCGGTGCCCACCCTGCCTTCAAGTACCTGATCC aGACTTCTGGGAAGGAGCCCACCTGGAACTTCTGGAAGTACCTAGTGGCCCCAGATGGAAAGGTAGTCGGGGCTTGGGACCCAACTGTGTCGGTGGAGGAGATCAGGCCTCAGATCACAGCACTCGTGAGGAAGCTCATCCTGAAGAAGCGAGAAGACTTATAA